One genomic region from Drosophila busckii strain San Diego stock center, stock number 13000-0081.31 chromosome 3R, ASM1175060v1, whole genome shotgun sequence encodes:
- the LOC108602212 gene encoding argininosuccinate synthase, producing MVAEKVILAYSGGLDTSCILKWLLEQQYEVICVLADVGQAEDMQMAREKALKIGASEIVVADVRQSFAEQYIWPAIQMGLIYEERYLLGTSLARPCISVALVEAARKYGAKYLAHGATGKGNDQVRFELCAYALMPELKIIAPWRDVNFCERFQGRQDLIAYAQAAGIEVTAKPATPWSTDANMLHISYESGVLEDPNVVAPSSLYELTLDPLTRAPRSSKRVCIYFEHGLPTGVEDLASSHVYSTPVEMLKYLNDLGGTYGIGRIDIVENRFVGLKSRGVYETPGGTIFYAAHQDLELFTLDREVLRTKQLLRDRMSDYVYNGFWFSPEASYVRQCIQLSQQHVTGQVTMELAAGYCRAIARQATGSSLYNKQLVSMDEHGGYVPQDAAGFIAINAVRIREHARAFGAYDKH from the exons ATGGTTGCCGAGAAAGTAATTTTGGCCTACTCCGGTGGCCTGGATACGAGTTGTATATTGAAATGGTTGCTGGAGCAGCAGTATGAGGTTATTTGCGTTTTGGCCGATGTTGGTCAAGCGGAAGATATGCAAATGGCACGCGAAAAGGCGCTCAAGATAGGCGCCAGTGAG ATTGTTGTAGCCGATGTGAGGCAAAGTTTCGCGGAGCAATACATTTGGCCAGCGATACAAATGGGATTAATATACGAGGAGCGCTATTTGCTGGGCACCTCATTGGCGAGACCTTGCATAAGCGTGGCTTTAGTCGAGGCTGCACGCAAATACGGCGCAAAGTACTTGGCACATGGCGCCACAGGCAAAGGCAATGACCAAGTGCGCTTCGAGCTCTGCGCTTATGCGCTGATGCCCGAACTAAAG ATTATAGCGCCTTGGCGTGATGTGAACTTTTGTGAACGCTTTCAAGGACGTCAGGATTTGATTGCTTATGCGCAAGCAGCGGGCATTGAAGTTACCGCCAAGCCGGCAACACCTTGGAGCACCGACGCCAATATGCTACATATAAGCTATGAGTCTGGCGTGCTTGAGGATCCAAATGTTGTGGCGCCCAGCAGTCTCTACGAGCTGACACTCGACCCCTTGACGCGCGCACCGCGCAGCTCGAAGCGCgtttgcatttactttgaGCATGGTCTGCCCACAGGCGTGGAGGACTTGGCCAGCAGCCATGTGTACAGCACGCCAGTGGAAATGCTCAAGTATTTGAATGACTTGGGCGGCACTTACGGCATTGGTCGCATTGATATTGTAGAGAATCGCTTTGTGGGCTTGAAGTCGCGCGGCGTCTATGAAACACCCGGTGGCACTATATTCTATGCAGCTCATCAGGATCTGGAGTTGTTTACGCTAGATCGCGAGGTGTTGCGcaccaagcagctgctgcgtgaTCGCATGTCCGACTATGTGTACAATGGCTTCTGGTTTAGTCCCGAGGCCAGCTATGTGCGTCAATGCATTCAGTTGTCCCAGCAGCATGTCACTGGACAAGTGACAATGGAGCTGGCAGCTGGCTACTGTCGCGCCATAGCGCGCCAAGCAACTGGCAGCTCGCTCTACAACAAGCAGCTGGTCTCAATGGATGAGCATGGCGGCTATGTGCCACAGGATGCTGCTGGCTTCATAGCCATCAATGCAGTGCGTATACGCGAACATGCACGCGCTTTCGGTGCCTATGACAAgcactga